A genomic window from Montipora capricornis isolate CH-2021 chromosome 8, ASM3666992v2, whole genome shotgun sequence includes:
- the LOC138014611 gene encoding uncharacterized protein, giving the protein MCGYVMEEILALYLAKQENVKQIVDFYGAKLVGRYAYICMEFMIGGTLEKLIQRQRRELHVGTWPIIAEGTCLVFVGDILKGLAFLNGKGLVHGDIKGDNVLLVESRMHVKLADFGLARKIEEHVGCPDVWKTGCLHIEMLNGERSSLLDGFVFNGDDHLEEHIPSQATDETKEFLKLVLDRVPLLSAAEILAELDSRAEHHV; this is encoded by the exons ATG TGCGGGTATGTCATGGAAGAAATTTTAGCCTTGTATCTGGCGAAACAGGAAAATGTCAAACAGATTGTCGACTTCTACGGAGCAAAGCTTGTAGGAAGATACGCATACATATGTATGGAATTCATGAtag GGGGGACTCTAGAAAAACTCATTCAACGACAGAGAAGGGAATTGCACGTTGGCACATGGCCAATTATTGCTGAGGGAACATGTCTTGTCTTTGTGGGTGATATACTCAAAGGCTTAGCATTCCTAAATGGCAAAGGGCTCGTGCATGGAGATATTAAAG GAGACAATGTGCTCCTCGTCGAATCGCGCATGCACGTTAAGCTAGCGGACTTCGGATTGGCACGAAAGATTGAG GAACATGTAGGCTGCCCCGATGTCTGGAAGACTGGCTGCCTCCACATTGAGATGTTGAACGGCGAACGTTCGTCCCTTCTTGATGGTTTCGTTTTTAAC GGCGATGACCATCTAGAGGAACACATTCCTTCCCAAGCAACGGATGAAACAAAGGAGTTCCTTAAGTTAGTCCTTGATCGAGTACCCCTGCTTAGTGCAGCAGAAATATTAGCAGAGCTCGATTCGCGCGCGGAACACCAtgtttaa